The following DNA comes from Acidobacteriota bacterium.
ATCTGGGCCCGCCGGATGAAGGAGCGGTACGGGGCCCGCGATCCGCGCTCCCTGATGCTCCGGTTCCACACCCAGACCGCGGGCTGCTCGCTCCAGGCCCAGCAGCCGCTGGTCAACATCGTGCGGGTGACCATCCAGGCGCTGGCGGCCGTGATGGGCGGAACCCAGTCGCTGCACACCGACTCCTACGACGAGACTCTCTGCCTTCCCACCGAGAGGGCGGTTCGGATCGCGCTCCGCACTCAGCAGGTCATCGCGGAGGAGTCCGGCGTCGCCAACGTGGTCGATCCGCTCGGGGGTTCCTACCTGGTGGAGCACCTCACCGACCGAATGGAACGGGAGGCCCTCGAGTACCTCCGCCGGATCGAGGAGATGGGCGGCATCGTGGCAGCGATCGAGCGCGGGTTCCCCCAGAAAGAGATCGCGGATGCCGCCTTCCGGTATCAACAGCAGGTCGACCGCGGCGAGAAGACCATCGTCGGGGTCAACAAGTACGTCATCCCCCCCGAAGAGGACCAGAAGATCGAACTCCTGCGCATCCCGCCCGAGGTGGAAGAACGGCAGAAGGCCCGTCTGGCGGAGGTGAAACGGCGGCGGGACTCCCAGGCGGTCCGCGAGGCGCTGGATCGGCTCGAGCGCGCCTGCCGCGAGGACGAGAACACGTTCCCCCACATCCTCGAGGCGGTCCGGCGGTACGCCACCGTCGGTGAGATCTGCGACACGATGAAGAAGGTCTTCGGCGTCTACGAGGAAGCCACCGTCCTATGACAGCGCCCGCAGGGAGGTGACCGGCATGGCCGACGAGAAGAAGAGACTCCGGCTGCTGATCGGAAAGGTGGGCCTCGACGGCCACGACCGTGGCGCGAAAATCATCGCCCGCGCGCTGCGGGACGCCGGCCACGAGGTCATCTACACCGGCCTCCACAAGACGCCGGAACAGATCGTCGAGACCGCGATCCAGGAGGATGTCGACGGAATCGGGCTCTCCATCCTCTCCGGAGCCCACATGACGCTCTTCCCGAAGGTGCGCCGGCTGCTCGACGAGAAGGGCGCGGGCGACATCGTGCTCTTCGGAGGCGGCATCATTCCGGAGGAGGACGTGGCCGAGCTCAAGAAGCTCGGCATCGCGGAGCTGTTCCTGCCGGGCACGTCGACCGCCGAGATGATCGCGTGGGTCGAAGCGAACGTGAAGCCCCGCGTTTCATGAACCGGACGCGGCTGGAGCGCTTCGGTCGGATCGCCGTGCTCCGCATGGACTGGGGGCACCGGGTCAACGTGCTCAGCACCGTCCGCCTGCGCGAACTCGAGCGGCTGCTCGGCGGATTGGCCGGGGACGTCGGAGGGCTGATCCTCACGGGCAACGGCCGCGGCTCGTTCGCGGCGGGTGCGGACCTGGCGGAGATCGCGGCGCTCGATCCGATCGGGGCGCAGGAGCTGTCCCGCGAAGGGCAGCGCCTCGCCGCCCGGCTGGCGGAGGGTCCGCAAGTGACGGCGGCCGTCGTCGACGGGCACGCCCTCGGCGGCGGATTCGACCTCGCCATGAGCTGCGATGTCGTCGTGGCGACCGAGCGCAGCCGGTTCGGCCATCCGGGCCTGTCGCGCGGACTGTTCACCGGGTGGGGCGGAACGGCACGGATCCCGCGGCGCGGGCGCCGGCCGGCGGGGCGACGCCTGCTGCTGGCGGGCGGTGAGATCTCGGCGCGGGAGGCTCGGGATGCCGGGCTCCTCGCCGACGTGACCGCCACGGCCTCGGCGGCGATGGGCCGGGCGCGCC
Coding sequences within:
- a CDS encoding enoyl-CoA hydratase/isomerase family protein; the encoded protein is MNRTRLERFGRIAVLRMDWGHRVNVLSTVRLRELERLLGGLAGDVGGLILTGNGRGSFAAGADLAEIAALDPIGAQELSREGQRLAARLAEGPQVTAAVVDGHALGGGFDLAMSCDVVVATERSRFGHPGLSRGLFTGWGGTARIPRRGRRPAGRRLLLAGGEISAREARDAGLLADVTATASAAMGRARRLVSILCSWPAAARDAWRAARRGSAAALQRALLDLARIEAGAR
- a CDS encoding cobalamin B12-binding domain-containing protein, which codes for MADEKKRLRLLIGKVGLDGHDRGAKIIARALRDAGHEVIYTGLHKTPEQIVETAIQEDVDGIGLSILSGAHMTLFPKVRRLLDEKGAGDIVLFGGGIIPEEDVAELKKLGIAELFLPGTSTAEMIAWVEANVKPRVS